From Primulina huaijiensis isolate GDHJ02 chromosome 15, ASM1229523v2, whole genome shotgun sequence, one genomic window encodes:
- the LOC140959827 gene encoding uncharacterized protein yields the protein MLRKTKMNACDVTNLDTDALLPPRKRLLAGLKRQSSDVNFPVLSTSSSSGREFDAHLNHLLSSILSNPNTTNVEIVEASRRAATEAAKMAGIARANAEDKAAKAAKAVAAAKSALELVATLSEEASKKERLKKNKLKKHIPVESLYSKNKGKTNCRADEELARNLHRSMNSSPRISKSSLSSDAKNHKHKRLKCSASFEKTGIHGGDLVGEGNRPSIATSIGNGILEEVNTEGPVKEIEISRVDLNTSKSDEVGEPTLFYREELHRSTTDRTKLKHGEIEILDSKDKDADSFDGLGKKRGRTKQKKLPLSICSFRDKTGPKEQQKPIDLPHSEDNPIGAAAGNHPSFPDSLIPVERTSMWKCQAFKAPACVKQNKVIRS from the coding sequence ATGTTGAGAAAAACAAAGATGAATGCATGTGATGTTACCAATTTGGATACGGATGCTCTTTTGCCACCTCGGAAACGCCTGCTCGCAGGATTGAAGAGACAGAGTTCTGATGTTAATTTCCCAGTACTGTCCACTTCTAGTAGTTCTGGGAGGGAATTTGATGCCCATCTTAATCATCTTCTGAGCTCCATATTGAGTAACCCTAATACAACAAATGTGGAGATTGTTGAAGCCTCTAGGCGTGCCGCCACAGAAGCTGCAAAGATGGCAGGGATAGCGAGAGCTAATGCCGAAGATAAGGCTGCGAAAGCAGCAAAGGCAGTGGCAGCTGCCAAGAGTGCCTTGGAACTTGTTGCTACTCTTTCAGAGGAGGCTTCAAAAAAGGAACGTCTCAAAAAGAACAAGTTGAAGAAGCACATACCTGTTGAATCATTGTACAGTAAGAACAAAGGGAAAACTAATTGTAGAGCAGATGAAGAGTTAGCCAGGAATTTGCACCGGTCCATGAACAGTTCCCCAAGAATATCAAAGAGCTCATTGAGTTCTGATGCAAAAAATCACAAGCATAAGAGGCTTAAGTGTTCGGCCTCTTTTGAGAAAACTGGCATCCACGGTGGAGATCTTGTCGGGGAAGGAAATCGACCTTCCATAGCCACCAGCATTGGAAATGGTATACTAGAAGAGGTAAACACTGAAGGTCCTGTAAAAGAAATAGAGATATCGAGGGTAGACTTGAACACATCAAAATCCGACGAAGTTGGTGAACCAACATTATTTTATCGGGAAGAATTGCACCGCAGTACAACTGATCGAACAAAGTTGAAACATGGGGAGATAGAGATACTTGATTCCAAGGATAAAGATGCTGATTCATTTGATGGTCTTGGTAAAAAGAGAGGAAGGACTAAGCAGAAAAAACTGCCTTTGAGCATTTGTAGTTTCAGGGATAAAACTGGCCCTAAAGAGCAGCAGAAACCCATAGACTTGCCACATTCAGAGGACAATCCGATCGGAGCTGCAGCAGGCAATCATCCCTCTTTTCCTGACAGTTTGATTCCTGTGGAGAGAACATCGATGTGGAAGTGCCAGGCATTCAAGGCACCAGCCTGTGTCAAGCAAAATAAAGTTATACGTTCATAG